In the Vitis vinifera cultivar Pinot Noir 40024 chromosome 2, ASM3070453v1 genome, one interval contains:
- the LOC100265608 gene encoding RGG repeats nuclear RNA binding protein A — protein sequence MATTNPFDLLGDDDNDDPSQLASHLLKLAPAKKSSAPPPQAAPAQQAKPAKLPSKPLPPAQAVRETKNEVGRGGGRGSGRGYGRGRGGAGLNRDSFNNESTLNNNDGFSGGYRPSEEGDTGKSFERRGSGGPRSPYRGGGRRGGFSNGEVGEGERPRRAYERRSGTGRGNEIKRDGAGRGNWGTPADEIAPENEEPINETEKNTSAEKQLGEEIAADANKENPVNESEEKEPEDKEMTLEEYQKVLEEKRKALLALKTEERKVDVKDFEAMQQLSSKKDNDDVFIKLGSEKDKRKELADKEERAKKSVSINEFLKPAEGERYYGGRGRGRGRGTRGGFAGNTYSNVAAPSIEDPGQFPTLGGK from the exons ATGGCAACCACAAACCCTTTCGATCTCTTGGGCGATGACGACAACGACGACCCCTCTCAGCTTGCTTCTCATCTGCTCAAGCTCGCGCCTGCTAAGAAATCCTCAGCGCCTCCTCCTCAGGCCGCTCCTGCGCAGCAGGCTAAGCCGGCTAAGTTGCCCTCTAAGCCTCTTCCCCCGGCTCAGGCTG TGAGGGAAACAAAGAATGAAGTTGGGCGCGGAGGCGGCCGTGGCAGTGGACGTGGTTATGGACGTGGACGTGGTGGAGCTGGATTGAACAGAGACTCATTCAATAACGAAAGTACGCTTAACAACAATGATGGATTCTCTGGAGGGTACAGACCATCTGAAGAGGGCGATACAGGCAAATCCTTTGAAAGGCGTGGTTCTGGTGGACCTCGTTCTCCTTACCGTGGTGGTGGTCGTCGTGGTGGTTTTAGCAATGGAGAGGTTGGGGAGGGGGAACGTCCCCGTAGGGCATATGAACGCCGAAGTGGAACTGGGCGTGG AAATGAGATTAAGCGTGATGGAGCTGGTCGAGGGAACTGGGGAACTCCTGCTGATGAGATTGCTCC GGAGAATGAAGAACCTATCAATGAAACTGAGAAGAATACAAGTGCTGAGAAGCAGTTGGGAGAGGAAATTGCTGCAGATGCCAACAAGGAGAACCCTGTCAATGAATCAGAGGAGAAGGAGCCTGAGGATAAG GAGATGACTCTTGAAGAGTATCAGAAAGTACTTGAGGAGAAGAGGAAGGCTCTACTTGCACTGAAGACTGAGGAGAGGAAGGTTGACGTCAAAGACTTTGAAGCCATGCAACAGCTTTCAAGCAAGAAGGATAATGATGATGTCTTCATTAAGCTG GGTTCTGAAAAGGATAAACGTAAAGAGCTTGCTGACAAAGAAGAGAGAGCCAAAAAG TCTGTCAGCATAAATGAGTTCCTGAAGCCAGCTGAAGGGGAGAGGTACTATGGTGGTCGTGGTAGGGGTCGTGGCCGTGGTACAAGAGGAGGATTTGCAGGCAACACCTACAGCAATGTGGCTGCTCCATCCATTGAAGATCCTGGGCAGTTCCCTACATTGGGTGGCAAGTGA